Sequence from the Qipengyuania pelagi genome:
CTCCTTCTCCAGCGCCAGCGCATCCACGGCCAGCACGACGATGAGGCCCAGCGCGACCCAGACCGCGCTCGACAGATAGGATTTGCTCGCCAGTGCGCGGACCGGTTGCACACTGTCCACCGCAGCCGCCTCGCCCGCGAAGGAAGCCTGTTCTTCGGGGCTGTATTCGCGCGTCGTCACGATGGTCCAGAGCACCGCCAGGAACAGGGCAGCGCCGCCGAACCAGAAGCTGAAGCGAACCGTATCGGGCAGGGCGCCCGGCGCGGCGACATTGCTGATCCCGAGATGTTCGAGCAGCCAGGGGAAGATCGATCCGACCACCGCGCCCGCGCCGATAAAGGCGGTCTGCACCGAATAGCCGACGCTGTGCTGGTCCGTCCGCAGCATATCGCCGACGAAGGCGCGGAAGGGCTCCATCGAGACGTTGAGCGAGGCGTCGAGGACCCACAGCATGGCGGCGGCGAACAGCAGCGGCGCGCCGAAAGAGGGGCTGAGCGGCATCAACAGCAGCGCCAGCGCGGCGAAGATGGCGCCGGTGAGGAAATAGGGGCGACGGCGCCCCAAGCGGTTCCACGTCTTGTCCGACAGATGGCCGATGATCGGCTGCACGATCAGCCCGGTGAGCGGCGCCGCGACCCACAGAGCGGGCAAGTCGTCCATGCTGGCGCCCAGCGTCTGGAAGACCCGGCTCATATTCGCATTCTGCAACGCGAAGCCGATCTGGATGCCGAAGAAGCCGAAGCTGATGTTGAACAGGCCCCAGAAACCCTGGCGCGGCTTTTCGATAAGGGCGGCTGTTGTCATCGCTTTATTCCTCGTCCGTATCCGGCAGGTCTTTTCGCCCGCTCGGAACCGATCCGCGCTCGCACGAAGCGGCGGGTCTCACAAGGCTGCATACGAATGTGGCGTCAGGGCGCGGCCCCGTTCGTCGCACCGGTCGCGGGCGCGCTGGACCCTCTCACGATCAACCGTCCCGCCAGTCTGCGTGGCGGAAGATCGCGCCCTTCGATCTGGGCAAGCAGGGTTTCGACCAGCGCCTGGCCCGCCCCACCGATATCCTGCATCACGGTGGTCAGCGGCGGTGTTGTCAGGCTGGCTGCCGGAATGTCGTCGAACCCGACCACTGCGATATCGTCGGGCACCAGGCGGCCCGCCTCTTTCAAAGCCCGCATCGCGCCGATGGCGATAAGGTCGCTCGCGGCGAAGATCGCGTCGAAACGCGCGCCCGAGGCGATGAGGGATTGCGTGGCCCGATGCCCGGCCTCCTCGGTCGTGATCGCGTCGTACTGAAGGTCCGGGTCGGGTTCGATTCCCGCCACCCCGAGCGCCTCGCACAAGCCCAGATAGCGCCCGCGAAATTCGGGATAATGCTCGTCCGCATGACCTAGGAAGGCGATATCGCGCCGCCCGCTGTCCGTCAGATGCGTCCCGGCCAGAAACCCGGCGGCGTGATTGTCGGTCCCCACCGTCACCCCGCTCGCATCGCTCGACACAGATCCCCAGCGCGCAAAATGCGTCCCCTGCCGCTCCAGCTGGTCGAGCCGCTCGCGATAGAGGGTGTAGTCGCCATAGCCCAGCAGGATCAGCCCGTCCGCGCGGTGGCTGTCCTGATAGCGGACGTGCCAGTCGTCCTCCATCTTCTGGAACGAGATCAGGAGGTCGAGCCCCCGGTCCGCGCAGGCGCGGGTGATCGACCCGAGCATCGCAAGGAAGAAGGGATTGATCATGCTCTCGTCGGGCGTGGGGTCCTCGAAGAAGAGGAGCGCGATCGTGTTCGAGCGTTGCGAGCGGAGCGAACTGGCGTTCTTGTCGACGGTGTAATTGAGTTCGGCGGCGATCGCTTCGATCCGGGCGCGGGTCTTGGCGCTGACCGATTTGTCTCCCCGCAGGGCCCGGCTGACGGTCGGTTGCGACACGCCCGCGCGATAGGCGATATCGAAACTCGTCGGCCTCCCGCTCGGCGTGCGTCCCATGCCTCTCTCCCGATTGCAAAAGCGGCGTGTTTCCGCGCTTCCCGCAAGCTGGTGCCACGCTAAGCCGCAGCGGCGGTTATGGCAATGCGGGCTGGCCGAAAGGGTAGTGCAATCGCGCAACAGCGATGCCTCGATGCATCGCATCACATACGTATGCTGTCTTCCGCAGCAGAGGAAACCGAGCCTATCCGTAAAGGGAAGGGCGGAGAATCCGACAATCGGAAGCCGCCCTAACCAAAGGATTCCCGGTCCATGGCGGGCTGGTTCTGGAGAGGGTAGAAAAATGGCTTTTCGCGACACGCTTCGCAGCGGGATCAGCATTTCCGCATTCACCGCAACCCTGGCGCTGGCCGGCGGCCTGCTTCCCTCCGTCGCGATGGCGCAGGGTAGCCAGCAGACCACGCCCGAACAGGTCGACGAAGGCCAGCCGGTCACCGATCCCGATGCCGCTGCGGACGATGTCATCATCGTGACGGGCTTTCGTGCCAGCCTGGAAAGCGCGGTGGCGGAAAAGAAGCTGTCCGACCAGATCGTGGAATCGGTCACGGCGGAAGATATCGGCAAGCTGCCTGACGCCTCGATCGGGGAATCGATCGCGCGCCTTCCCGGCCTTACCGCGCAGCGCCTGAACGGGCGCGCCAATGTGGTCGCGATCCGCGGCTTCGGCCCGGATTTCTCCCAGACGCTGCTGAACGGCCGCGAACAGACGACCACGAGCGACAACCGCTCGGTCGAGCTGGACCAGTATCCGTCTGAAATCGTCAATCAGGTCGTCGTCTACAAATCGCCCACCGCCTCGCTGGTCGGGCAGGGCCTCGTCGGCACGATCGATATCCGCACCATCCGCCCGCTCGAAACCGGCAAGCAGATCATCGCCGTCGGCGCGCGCGGCTCGTGGGCCGATATCGGCGCGCTCAACGCCGGTTCGCGCGAATACGGCTATCGCGTCAACGGCACCTTCGTCGACCAGTTCGCCGACGACACGATCGGCATCTCGCTTGCTGCATCCTATGTGGACGAGCCCTACCAGCTTCAGGAATTCAACGCCTGGGGTTATGCCGGAACGCAGGTGAACGGGCAGGACGCGGCGCTGATCGGCGGGTCGAAATCCTATGTCACCTCGACGCGCCTGAAGCGGCTCGGCGTCAACGGCACGCTGCAATGGCAGCCGATGCCGCAGCTGACCCTCACCGTCGACGGGTTCTATTCCAATTTCGACGACGACCAGTCCAAGCGCGGCATCGAACTCCCGCTCGGCTTCGGCGCGTTCGGGACGACCTTCAATCCGGCCAATTTCACGGTGGAGGACGGGCTCGTCACTTCGGGCCAGTTCGACAATGTGCGCGGCGTGATCCGCAACGACGTGTTCCAGCGCAAGGCGGACCTCTATTCGGGCGGCTTCAACGCGCTGTGGGATGGTGACGACGGCTGGACCGCCTTCTTCGACTTCGGCTATTCGCGCACCGATCGCAACGAATTGAGCCTGGAAAGCTATTCCGGCACCGGCTTCAACGGAGACGATACGGGGCGCGGCTCGGCGGCGACGATCGGCTTCACCTCGGGCGACAAGGGCACCGTCTTCAACCCCTCGCTCGATTACAGCGATCCGGCGCGCATCTTCCTCACCGACCCGCTCGGCTGGGGCGGCGGCGCGATCCCGCAGGCGGGTTATTCGAACAACCGCATCATCGAGGACGAGCTGTTCCAGTTCCGCGGCGAAGTCGAAAAGGAATTCGACGGCGGCTTCCTGCGGAGCGTGCAGTTCGGCATGAACTACACGACCCGCGAAAAGAGCCTGACGCCGGACGAGGCGTTCGTGCGCCTTCCGAACGGCGCGACCGAGGTGGCGATCCCGTCGCAATTCCTGCTGCGTTCGACCGACCTTACCTATCTCGGCCTCGGCCCCATCGTCAGCTACGATCCGCGCGAGCTGATCGCGGCAGGCATCCTCGTGCTCGAACCGCGCGTCGCGACCGGGCCGAATGCCGCCAATGACGTTTTGAGCAAGAGCTACACGGTCAATGAAGACCTGATGACGCTCTATCTCCAGGCGAATATCGAGCAGGAACTGGCGAACGGCGTGCTGACCGGCAATGTGGGCGTGCAGGGGATCAATACGGTCCAGAATTCGACCGGCTTCATCTTCCCGGCTGCCGGCCCGCAGCGCCTGACCTTGGGTGACGATTACTGGGACGTGCTGCCGAGCGCGAACCTGTCCTTGCGCCTCAACAGCGACTGGGTGTTCCGCGTCGCGGCGGCGCGCGAGATCATGCGGCCCCGATTGGACGACACGCGCCTTTCGATCGGTTACGGGATCGATAATTCGGTGCCCGGCGGGATCATTCGCGGCGGTGGCGGCAACCCCTATCTGCGGCCCTATCGCGCCAATGCCATCGATTTCAACATCGAGAAATATTTCGGCACCGGCGGGGTCGTCGCGCTCCAGCTGTTCTACAAGGACATCAAGAGCTACGTCTTCAACGGCCGCTTCGCCTTCGATTATTCGTCCTTCCCGCCCCCCACTGGAAGCGCGGCCTATCCCAACCTGTCGCCGATCGGCACGCTGGATGCGCCGATCAACACCGGCGGCGGCGATCTCTATGGTGCGGAACTGGCGGTGACGCTTCCCTTCGACACCTTCAGCGAGGCGCTGGAAGGCTTTGGTATCACGGGCGGTGCCAGCTACACCAAGACCAAGATCGAGGATGCGAACGGGAACGAGACGCAGATCCCCGGCTATTCGAAATGGGTCGTCAACGGGACAGCCTATTTCGAACGGGCAGGGTTCAACACCCGCGTCAGCGCCCGCTATCGTTCGACCTTCCTCGGGGACTTCACCGGCTTCGGCGGATCGCCGGTGCGGCGCACCGCGCTGGACGAGACGATCATCGATGCGCAGATCGGCTACGATTTCCAGGATGGCACCGCGCTGGAAGGGCTCTCGCTCTACCTCCAGGGCCAGAACCTGACCGATCAGCCCTTCGTCTCGACCGGGGCGGAGCGCAACCAGGTGATCGACTATCAGCTCTATGGGCGTCGCTTCCTCGCGGGTTTCACCTACAAGTTCTGATGCGGACGGCGGGGCAGCGGACCTTGAGACAGGGTCCGTCGCCCCGCCGCTTCGGTCTGCCCCACCATGGCCCCGCCGATGACGGCGAGCGCCGAAGGAGGTAGCGCCATGACCGTGATGCAGCAAAGCCAACGGGACACGGCTCCCCTTTCGATCGCCATCGCGGGCGGCGGCACGGCCGGCTGGATGGCGGCGGCGGCCCTGTCGAGGCTGACCGGATGCCGCGTTACGCTGGTCGAATCCGACGCGATCGGCACGGTTGGCGTGGGCGAGGCGACGATCCCGCAGATCCGCCTGTTCAACCGCAGCCTCGGCATCGACGAGAGCGAGTTCCTGCGCGAGACGAGAGGCACGTTCAAGCTCGGCATCGAGTTCGCCGGATGGCGCAAGCCGGGCGAGAGTTACATGCACGCGTTCGGCAATCTGGGGCGCGGGGCGGGGCTGTTGCCGTTCCACCAGCTCTGGCTGCGCGGGCGTGAGTTGGGAGTGGCGGGCGATCTTTCCGCCTATTCGCTCAACGAAGTAGCGGCACGCGCGGGCCGGATGGAGATGTGGCCGACGGGGCAGGGGCCGGACTTGCCATGGGCCTATCATTTCGACGCCTCGCTCTATGCCGCTTTCCTGCGCCGCTTCGCCGAAGCGCGCGGCGCGGTACGGGTCGAAGGACGCATCGCCTCGGTCGATCGTGATACGGATAGCGGCGATATTCAGTCGCTTGCGCTCGATAGTGGAGAGCGGATCGAGGCGGATTTCTTCCTCGATTGCACCGGATTTCGCGCGCTCCTAAGTGGGGCCAGTGCCGATTTCGAGGACTGGAGCCACTGGCTCCCCTGCGATCGCGCGATCGCGCTGCCCTCTGCGGGTGACGGCGAACCAGTTCCCTTTACGCGCGCCACCGCGCACACGGCCGGGTGGCAATGGCGGATTCCCTTGCAGCACCGCACGGGCAACGGCCTCGTCTATTGCAGCGAATACCTTTCCGACGATGAGGCCGAAGCGACCCTGCGCGCCCATCTTGATGGCGAGGCGCTTGGTGAGCCAAACCGGTTGCGGTTCACGACGGGAATGCGCGGCGCGCCCTGGAGCGGCAATTGCCTCGCTCTGGGTCTTGCCGCAGGCTTCCTCGAGCCGCTGGAATCGACCAGCATCCATCTGATCCAGTCGGGCATCGCGCGCTTTCTCGCCATGCTGCCGCGCCGGGGCGCCACGCATGTGATGGCGGAGGAGTTCAACCGCCAGAGCCGCTTCGAATGGGAAAGCGTTCGCGATTTCCTGATCCTGCATTACGCCGCCAACGAACGGCACGGCGAAGCGTTCTGGGACCGGTGCCGTACCATGACCCTGCCCGACAGCCTTTCCGCGCGGCTCGACCTGTTCCGCGCGACGGGATATCTTCACCGCGAGCACGAGGAATTGTTCACCGAGCCCGGCTGGGTGCAGGTTCTGGTGGGGCAGGGCATCCTGCCGCACGATACCCATCCCAATGCCGACGCGCTCGACCCGTCGGGGCTCGCCCGGCTTCTCGGCGAGATCGAAAGCGGCATCGCCTCGCTGGTCGATCGAATGCCGACCCACGCCGAATTCCTGCGTCGCCATTGCGCGCCGCAAGCCAGTTCCCGCCCCGCCGCCATGATGGAGACGGCCCGATGAAGACCTTCGCCCTGACTCTCGCCGCCGCTTTGCTTGCCAGCGGTCCCGTCCTCGCCAAGCCGAGCGAGCCGGAAAGCTTCCGCGCACGCGGGGTGGAGGACGAGGTGATCTATTTCGTCCTCCCCGATCGCTTCGCCAATGGCGACAGCACGAACGATCTCGGCGGCTATCCCGAAGATCGGCTCGTCAGCGGATTCGACCCGACCCACAAGGGCTTCTATCACGGCGGCGACCTCAAAGGGCTGACCGAGAAGCTCGACTATATCCAGGGCATGGGCGTCACCGCGATCTGGTTCGCGCCGATTTTCAAGAACAAGCCGGTGCAGGGCGATCCCGGCAATCCGGGCAGCTTCAGCGCGGGCTATCACGGATATTGGGTGACCGATTTCACCCAGGTCGATCCCCATTTCGGTACCAATGAAGAATTCGAAGCCTTTGTCGACGCGGCCCATGCGCGGGGGATGAAGGTCTATATGGACATCATCGCCAACCACACCGCCGACGTGATCCGCTTCGCGGAGAACGAATACGAATATCGCAGCAAGGGCGATTATCCCTATTCGACCAGAGGCGGCCCGGGCGGCGCCCCGATCAACGAGGGGTTCGATCCCAAAAATCCGAGCGCGGAAAACTGGGCACGCCTGACCGACCCGAATTACGCCTATACCCCCATGGTCCCCGAAGCCGAGCGCGACGTTAAGGTCCCCGCTTGGCTCAACGATCCGATCTATTACCACAATCGCGGTGACAGCTTCTGGGTCGGCGAGAGCAGCGTCTATGGCGATTTCGTCGGGCTGGACGATCTCTTCACCGAACATCCGCGCGTCGTTTCGGGAATGATCGACATCTTCGGGGACTGGATCGACCGGTATGGGATCGACGGATTTCGGATCGACACCGCCAAGCACGTGAACCCCGAATTCTGGCAGGCCTTCGTGCCCGCCATGCTCGAACGGGCCGAGGCGAAGGGCATCCCCAATTTCCACATTTTCGGCGAGATCGCCTACCAAACGCCCGATGCGGTCACGGCGGCGCGGGTGATGGCCGAAGCGCAGCTGCCCTATGCGCTCGACATGGGCTTCGCCAAGGCGGCGCAGCTGGTTGCGAGCGGGAAGGAGGCGCCGCAGGTGATGGCCGATTTCCTGGTGCAGGACGTGATCTATCCCGGCGGCGCGAAGACCGCGACGGGCCTGCCGACCTTCCTCGGCAATCACGATTTCGGACGTTTCCCGATGTTCCTGCGCGAATATGCGGAAACCGAGGATCGCGACGAATTGCTGGCGCGCACCAGACTGGGCCACGCGATGATGTTCGCGCTGCGCGGCGTGCCGACGGTCTATTACGGGGACGAGCAGGGCTTCATCTCGGACGGAAACGACCAGCTCGCGCGCGAGGATATGTTCGAAAGCCGGGTCGATGCCTATAACGATAACGCGCTGCTCGGCACCGATGCGACGACCGCGGGCGACAATTTCGACATCGCCCATCCGCTCTACGTCCTGATCGGGGAACTGACGGCGATGCGCACCGGCTCGCCTGCCTTGCGGCGCGGGCTGACCACAGTGCGCGGGTTCGACCATGAAGGGCCGGGCCTGCTGGCGGTCGAGCGCCATGACGAAGAAAGCGGCCAGCGCGTATTGGCGGCGTTCAACACGTCCGATCAGGCGATCACGCGCGATATCGAGGTGGATTACGGCGCCCGCATGCTCACGTCCCTGTCAGGCGAATGTCCCGCCACGCCGACCGCACCCGGCAGCGTGCAGCTGACCATCCCCGCCTTCGGCTGGGCGGTCTGCGAATTGGGAGCTGACTGATGGCGAGCCTGAGCAAGCCCGCACGCGCACCGCACCCCGACCCGGCGGTCGAATGGTGGCGCGGCGCGGCGATCTACCAGATCTATCCGCGCAGCTTCATGGATGCGAATGGCGACGGGATCGGCGACCTTCCGGGTATCACCCGGCGGCTCGACCATGTCGCCTCGCTCGGCGTCGATGCGATCTGGATCTCGCCGTTCTTCACCAGTCCGATGAAGGATTTCGGCTACGACGTCAGCGATTATCGCGATGTCGATCCGATCTTCGGCACGCTCACCGATTTCGACGCGCTGGTCGCCCGCGCGCACGAACTCGGCCTCAAGGTCCTGATTGACCAGGTCTATTCGCACACTTCGGACGAGCACGCCTGGTTCGTCGAAAGCCGCGCCAGTCGCGATAACGCGAAGGCGGACTGGTATGTCTGGGCCGATGCCAAGCCCGACGGCACGCCGCCGTCCAACTGGCAATCGGTGTTCGGCGGCCCGGCCTGGACCTGG
This genomic interval carries:
- a CDS encoding TonB-dependent receptor, with the translated sequence MAFRDTLRSGISISAFTATLALAGGLLPSVAMAQGSQQTTPEQVDEGQPVTDPDAAADDVIIVTGFRASLESAVAEKKLSDQIVESVTAEDIGKLPDASIGESIARLPGLTAQRLNGRANVVAIRGFGPDFSQTLLNGREQTTTSDNRSVELDQYPSEIVNQVVVYKSPTASLVGQGLVGTIDIRTIRPLETGKQIIAVGARGSWADIGALNAGSREYGYRVNGTFVDQFADDTIGISLAASYVDEPYQLQEFNAWGYAGTQVNGQDAALIGGSKSYVTSTRLKRLGVNGTLQWQPMPQLTLTVDGFYSNFDDDQSKRGIELPLGFGAFGTTFNPANFTVEDGLVTSGQFDNVRGVIRNDVFQRKADLYSGGFNALWDGDDGWTAFFDFGYSRTDRNELSLESYSGTGFNGDDTGRGSAATIGFTSGDKGTVFNPSLDYSDPARIFLTDPLGWGGGAIPQAGYSNNRIIEDELFQFRGEVEKEFDGGFLRSVQFGMNYTTREKSLTPDEAFVRLPNGATEVAIPSQFLLRSTDLTYLGLGPIVSYDPRELIAAGILVLEPRVATGPNAANDVLSKSYTVNEDLMTLYLQANIEQELANGVLTGNVGVQGINTVQNSTGFIFPAAGPQRLTLGDDYWDVLPSANLSLRLNSDWVFRVAAAREIMRPRLDDTRLSIGYGIDNSVPGGIIRGGGGNPYLRPYRANAIDFNIEKYFGTGGVVALQLFYKDIKSYVFNGRFAFDYSSFPPPTGSAAYPNLSPIGTLDAPINTGGGDLYGAELAVTLPFDTFSEALEGFGITGGASYTKTKIEDANGNETQIPGYSKWVVNGTAYFERAGFNTRVSARYRSTFLGDFTGFGGSPVRRTALDETIIDAQIGYDFQDGTALEGLSLYLQGQNLTDQPFVSTGAERNQVIDYQLYGRRFLAGFTYKF
- a CDS encoding alpha-amylase family glycosyl hydrolase: MKTFALTLAAALLASGPVLAKPSEPESFRARGVEDEVIYFVLPDRFANGDSTNDLGGYPEDRLVSGFDPTHKGFYHGGDLKGLTEKLDYIQGMGVTAIWFAPIFKNKPVQGDPGNPGSFSAGYHGYWVTDFTQVDPHFGTNEEFEAFVDAAHARGMKVYMDIIANHTADVIRFAENEYEYRSKGDYPYSTRGGPGGAPINEGFDPKNPSAENWARLTDPNYAYTPMVPEAERDVKVPAWLNDPIYYHNRGDSFWVGESSVYGDFVGLDDLFTEHPRVVSGMIDIFGDWIDRYGIDGFRIDTAKHVNPEFWQAFVPAMLERAEAKGIPNFHIFGEIAYQTPDAVTAARVMAEAQLPYALDMGFAKAAQLVASGKEAPQVMADFLVQDVIYPGGAKTATGLPTFLGNHDFGRFPMFLREYAETEDRDELLARTRLGHAMMFALRGVPTVYYGDEQGFISDGNDQLAREDMFESRVDAYNDNALLGTDATTAGDNFDIAHPLYVLIGELTAMRTGSPALRRGLTTVRGFDHEGPGLLAVERHDEESGQRVLAAFNTSDQAITRDIEVDYGARMLTSLSGECPATPTAPGSVQLTIPAFGWAVCELGAD
- a CDS encoding LacI family DNA-binding transcriptional regulator — protein: MGRTPSGRPTSFDIAYRAGVSQPTVSRALRGDKSVSAKTRARIEAIAAELNYTVDKNASSLRSQRSNTIALLFFEDPTPDESMINPFFLAMLGSITRACADRGLDLLISFQKMEDDWHVRYQDSHRADGLILLGYGDYTLYRERLDQLERQGTHFARWGSVSSDASGVTVGTDNHAAGFLAGTHLTDSGRRDIAFLGHADEHYPEFRGRYLGLCEALGVAGIEPDPDLQYDAITTEEAGHRATQSLIASGARFDAIFAASDLIAIGAMRALKEAGRLVPDDIAVVGFDDIPAASLTTPPLTTVMQDIGGAGQALVETLLAQIEGRDLPPRRLAGRLIVRGSSAPATGATNGAAP
- a CDS encoding MFS transporter gives rise to the protein MTTAALIEKPRQGFWGLFNISFGFFGIQIGFALQNANMSRVFQTLGASMDDLPALWVAAPLTGLIVQPIIGHLSDKTWNRLGRRRPYFLTGAIFAALALLLMPLSPSFGAPLLFAAAMLWVLDASLNVSMEPFRAFVGDMLRTDQHSVGYSVQTAFIGAGAVVGSIFPWLLEHLGISNVAAPGALPDTVRFSFWFGGAALFLAVLWTIVTTREYSPEEQASFAGEAAAVDSVQPVRALASKSYLSSAVWVALGLIVVLAVDALALEKEVLLLGALLAAYGLLSAAAIALAKKGRTTNMLSSIVGDFAGMPDVMKRLALVQFFSWSALFIMWINTTPVVTQYVFGSTDTASAAYNDGANWVNVLFTVYNGVAAVAALALLPWLSRRFGQVVTHAICLALGAVGFLMFFVVRDAQILLVAEIGIGIAWASILAMPYAILASNLPQAKLGIYMGLFNIFIVVPQLLVATVMGSLMKLLFPGEPIWTMLFAAGALGVAALATLRVRQAI
- a CDS encoding tryptophan halogenase family protein, coding for MTVMQQSQRDTAPLSIAIAGGGTAGWMAAAALSRLTGCRVTLVESDAIGTVGVGEATIPQIRLFNRSLGIDESEFLRETRGTFKLGIEFAGWRKPGESYMHAFGNLGRGAGLLPFHQLWLRGRELGVAGDLSAYSLNEVAARAGRMEMWPTGQGPDLPWAYHFDASLYAAFLRRFAEARGAVRVEGRIASVDRDTDSGDIQSLALDSGERIEADFFLDCTGFRALLSGASADFEDWSHWLPCDRAIALPSAGDGEPVPFTRATAHTAGWQWRIPLQHRTGNGLVYCSEYLSDDEAEATLRAHLDGEALGEPNRLRFTTGMRGAPWSGNCLALGLAAGFLEPLESTSIHLIQSGIARFLAMLPRRGATHVMAEEFNRQSRFEWESVRDFLILHYAANERHGEAFWDRCRTMTLPDSLSARLDLFRATGYLHREHEELFTEPGWVQVLVGQGILPHDTHPNADALDPSGLARLLGEIESGIASLVDRMPTHAEFLRRHCAPQASSRPAAMMETAR